The DNA region GATCCTCTCCACCCCAGCTCCTTTCCACTCTGGCCCTCCTCCTTCATTCCAGGccttgcaggggtggggagctggaCCAGAGCAAGGCTGCAGGGGCACCAACACTGGCCACGGGGGCAGTGGAAGGAAGGGTAGGAATGGCAAAGCACTACTGAATCCAGGGAGCTCAGCTGCAGGAGGCAGGTGGCctgcagagacaaagagagggtgAGTTTGGGTTTGTTGCTGTCACCCCACCCCTCAAAGTCactggtggggagagggacagatatCAGCTCTCTACCCTGGATATATACACTCACATCCCAATCCAACCCCCTTTTCCTTCTACATCTGTCAGTGGAAATATAGACTCAGTGGGTGTTAGCATCCAACCTTGTAGGCCatggaaggaatgaagaaagctGTATCAAGGTTCCCTTGGTGACCCCAACTGGAGATCCATGCCCTCTTGTGGGTCAAGGAGTAAGCCTTCCCCACACCCTGCAGGAGTGAGGCCTGGCCTGTGGATTCTTACCCCAGCAGGGTTTGAGAGAGGCTTGGGGTGGGTTGTCACTCAGACACCTGTCTGGTGCTGTCCCCCAGCACAGCTGATAGCAGGAGGGCCCCAAGGATTCCAGGGCAGGCAGGACTGCTGAAGACACACTCCCAGGGGGCTGCCATGAAAAGCAAGAGGAGACCCTCAGTTGTCAGTGATGCCTCCTATTTAGCAGAACTGGGGCCCCAAGGCTGCTCCCATGCCTCCAACTGTCTCCTGCACAACTCTAGAGGGCACCATTCACATAGTAGACTGTGAGCATGGTGCTTTCTGAAATGTGAATTGTAGGAACCAGGAGCAGTCAGGAATTGGGAGAAGCAGTGAGCCCTTGTCTTCCCCGTTCACAAACTCCCCTCTCTTCCTGGATACCTGTGTGGAGATGATCCCAGGGGAGGCATTGGGCACAGCTGGTACATGGGAAGCACCTACAAGGTGAGAGTAGATCCACTCAGAAGGAGGAATAGGTTTGGGGAGCGGGGAGTAGCGGGGAGGTTCTAAGAAAGGTGGCAACTTCTGGCAGGGATGGGAGGAGATGGATGCTATAACCCTAAACTGCCTTCCTCCCCCAGGCAGGCCCTTGGGAGACTGGGGAAGAAGGATTAAATGTCAGGGATGGTAAACGGTGCAGTGCAGACCTAAAGAGCAGAGACTCTGAATGCTGAGCATCTAACACAGAATCTGGCACGTGGAAGATGCCAAGTAAATGtttagtggatggatggatggatggtggatggatggatagtggagggacagacaggtgggtgggtggatagatggataggtgagtggatggatgcatggatagatccatgcatgcatggatgcatggaaggatgggtgggtagatgagtggatggaaggatggatgtgCAGGAAAATTACCTGGAATCTGCATTTCCCACTTGAGCTTCTCTTGTCGGCGCCATTTGGCTCTTCGGTTGGAAAACCAGACCTGAAGGAGAGCAGAACGGTGTAGCTGGCTGTGCCCTTCGCTACCTGGCACCTACTGCTCTCATCACATGTTTCTGGTCTGGACCCAGAGCACAGACCCTTCCTCAGACCTGatgtccctcctccctgctctggcctttgttctctgtccccctcctcacTTCAAAGGCTtggagtggggaagagaagagaggaatcgGCAGAAGGAGAACAAGGAGGGTCttgtgtctgacttttttctACAAACGAATCTCTTTCCACCTTTTCCCCACCATCTGCCCCTCACCAGAACCCAAAACCACCTCAGCACAGAGTCTTTGTTCTTGCGTTTTGTGCATCTTGTGTGGCAGAGTTCACTCACCCTCACCGTGTCCTCAGGCAGAGAGGTGGCAGCGGCCAGCTTTCCACGGGCCACCGAATCAGGATACTGCCCACGCTGGAACTCTGCAGAGATCGAGGCTCAAGTAGTAAGGTCACAGGGAGAGGAGCAAGGCATGGATCTCCCCCTCAGGCCCCATTCCCACCTGCTATGACCCTAAACTACCCTTCTCCTTAAGGTAAGGCCACCCACAGCCTCCACTTCTCAGCCTTTGCCCACAGGCCACAGGGCCGTTGCCTGTGTCACACCAAGCACCCTTTCACCTGctgtctgccccagccctggcaccTTTCTCCAGAGCCTCAGCTTGGCCTGGGGAGAAGATGGTCCGATTCCGGTGGCCAGTCCCTGGGTGGGGACCCCGAGGAACCTCACAGCCACTGCGGGGAGTGTGAGGAACTGGAGTCAAAACATCTGTAAAGGGGGACAGTGGCTTGTAGCGGTTTGTGATGTTTCTTCTCATCAGATGGGGTTCCCAAGGCCCTGGGGCTATGGATAAGGGACAACATGGATATAAGAGCAGAGCCATGCTCATAGGGCATTCACAGTTTCTTGGAGGTTACTAAAGGGGCACTTAGTGGGAGGCACTCCCAATGCCATGGTTGAGTGCATGCTTCGTGTTTGGGGAAACAGCCCAAGGTTGGCCCAGGTTTGCATGATTCCACAGAATGTGAAGAGCACTCTGAGAGGCTGTGCATGAGGCATAGGGAGGGTGTGGGAGGTCCAGCCCTGCCTCTTCCTTGGCAGATCCTGTGAACCTAGGGGCCAGAGGACCTGAGTTCTGTCACAGGACCTGCCAACAACTAGCCGGTAACCTTGCGTAAGCCATTTCtcttctctaagcttcagttcTTTTCTGCCAGGAGAGAGCAATACTCCTTGCCAGGCCCTCCTTATTGTCTTGTTGTCAGTGAGGGTGAtccaagaaagaacaagaaagggcTTTGCCAACTGTAAGATGCTTATGTTTGCTCTGATCATCCCTGTAAAATGCTTACGTTTGCAACTCCAAGACCCACCTGGTGACCTGAGCTGTGCCCAGGGCAGTCGGTGGTCCTCCTGTAGTGCCCGCAGGACTCGGTTGATGGAGGAGACCTGGGGGCGTCAGGGTGTTGAGAGGGGAGGTGGTGCACAGACCCAGGGTTATATCCTGAGGATGTTTCCCCAGTAGCCTTTCTCTCCTCCGTCCTGGCCCACACATCTTTCCCAGGGaagcctcctctcttctctcctatcTCGCCACTCCCACTTTACAGAAGGGGGCCCAGCAACCCTGCCCTGCCAGGCTGGAATGGCCTCATTGCCAAGTAAGAAGGGATCTTCTCCCCAGACGGCCTGTTCACCAGCCttggtgcagggaggggagggcacttACACTGGGAGTCTTGTCCTGGGTGCAAAGcccttcagcacagagctggcgtTGGATCTCCCAGGCAAAGAGGGCAGGGCGCTCACCCTTCAGCTGGGCAATTCGAGCCACCACAGGGGGTGTGGCCAGTCGGGGTTTGCTTCCCCCAATCCCCTTGGGCTCCAAGACACCTGTGCGGTAGTAACGCGCTAGGATCTTGCTCACACAGCCATTAGATACCTGGGTCAGATAAGAAGCAAGGACAGGTAAGGCATGATGGGCAGAGGGTGAGTGTCCCTAGGGCAGCAGGAGGCCCCAAGGCAAAGAATTCAGCCTCACCTTTGGGAGCCTGAAGCTCCCCATCCCAGGCCCCAAGAGGGTCTTCTAGGAAGTAGCCCAAGCCTCGAAAGCCCTCAGAGTCTGCAACAGCCTCAGACTTGCCTTAAGAGGGTGCTTTGTTCCTGCTTCTTGTCCCCATCACCTGGTAAAGCATACTACCTTAAGGCTCCGTGAGATGTCGCAGGGCCGCATCCCGCTGACTGCCAGCCGCACAATCTGCTGCCGGGTGTCCAGGGGCAGGGGCCGGCCGTTCACAAAAAGCCCCCCCAGCTGATTCACACTGCTGGTCCCTGGGCATGAGAAGGAGGCATCCacacatctcccctctccccggCCCACCTGTGGCAAGGAGGACCCTCTTGGGGAGGGTTACTCAGGCCCCTCAAGTCTGGTTTCCCACCACACAGAAAGTCCTCTCCCCAGGGGACTGCTCCCCTTCTGCTCCCAGGGTCCCCCAGCTCTCACTTTCTTTGGGAGGTGGCTCATAGTTGAGTCTTTGCTTTGGGGCCATTTGCACTGACCCCACTGATCTAAGGGAAGCAGGGTGGACCAGAGAGGGAGTGACTGAACCAAACTCCCCCAGAACACTGGCCAAGGGCATGGAAACCATGTGGATGAAAGCAGGGCCCTGAGATATACCTTCCCTCCTTGCACCAACCTGTTCTTCCCACTTCTCCCAGGTGTCTTACCATCCTGTGGCATGTTCCAGGCTGACACTTCTCACAGAAGGGCAGGAACTGGGAAGACTGGGGAGAGGGGTTCCTCCTGGCAGCTCCTTCTTTGGTCTTGGAGCTCGGTCTACAATGATTGAGGTTATTTGGGTGAAATCTCTTGCTCAGAACCGTCTTGGGTTGTAGTGTTTTGTGATAGAGGGCCATGTTTCTAAAATTTGCCAGAAGGTTGGCTGAGAAAATCCAAATTCTCTTTACTTATGCCCTTCTGTGATGAACTAATACATCACAGGGCGAGCAGAGGACTGGATCTTTCTGGATGACCTGATAAGGGCCTGGAGGGTGAGAGGGTTCTCACTTCTCACACATTCATTATAAGAATCCAGGGAGGTGGAAAAGGATTATGCTCCCAAACGCTCATGCCTTTCCCTTTTGCAAATGGACACCTGTTGTCTCTGATCCCTCAAAAGCCTTCTCAGCACTTGGGCCTCCTAAGTTCAGTCTCAATAGGGTCAAAACCCAAACCTTAGAATATTCTGCCCAGCCAGAAGAGGGCAATCAGTGACCAAAGATCCCCATTGCCTTGGTCTGAGGTTAGAGACCAGGTTCAAGACTCTGCCTTCACTATCAGGAAGCTATTAAGGTTAGTTTCTCCAAACCACCAACCAGAAAGCTTTCCTCAGAAAACTTCCCCTGGGAGGCCTTGCTCCTGACTTTTTTTGTACTCTCCAGGGGGACCTCTGGGGAAACACAGGGGCTCTgtcctcgcccccccccccaccttgccctGGGGAATCGAGGTTCTCGTTCCACCCACTGGAAGTATTGATGAACAAGCATGAATTCTTGGCTTCTCTCAGAAGACACATCTCTTGGCATCTTCTAACCTGCTGAGGTTGTTGTTCTTATTAACTCTGGAGAGTTCTAGATCTCACAGAGAAGGAGCTTCACTCTCAGAGACAAATTCCTTGGGATCAGACACTCACTCGTTGAACTAACACTTATGGAAAGCATGTTgaaggcagagagcgaggaataGGAGAGAGCTGCATGGTGACACAATACATTGTGAGGACAGGAGAGTCTCTGAGCAGCAAGGGACGCTTTGTCTCTCTTGCTTTCCTCAGCAAGTAACAGGAGTTGAAACCACCTCTTTTCATGCCTGGAACCCTGGCAGGGCTAGAGGTCACCCCAGGAAATAGCTTGTGCATAGAACTTTCTGTAATAACTATGCCATCTTGGCTCAGTTAACTAATCTGCAATTATTTGCTGAATAAAGTATTAACCATCAGCACATTGCTGGTTGTTCAGGATGAAGGgagtgaaaagaaaggaacaagggtTTTGCCCTCCAAGAGATTACAGTGCAGCCGGGAAGAGGAGAGAAGCGCAGGGGGGAAACAGGGAACTCACAGATCATGGCATCCGGAGCCGCTTTTCAACTCGGTGGCTGAATTGGCTTTTACTCACTCCTCTCCAGACACATTCCCCTTTGAGCT from Panthera leo isolate Ple1 chromosome A2, P.leo_Ple1_pat1.1, whole genome shotgun sequence includes:
- the PAX4 gene encoding LOW QUALITY PROTEIN: paired box protein Pax-4 (The sequence of the model RefSeq protein was modified relative to this genomic sequence to represent the inferred CDS: deleted 1 base in 1 codon): MPQDGTSSVNQLGGLFVNGRPLPLDTRQQIVRLAVSGMRPCDISRSLKVSNGCVSKILARYYRTGVLEPKGIGGSKPRLATPPVVARIAQLKGERPALFAWEIQRQLCAEGLCTQDKTPSVSSINRVLRALQEDHRLPWAQLRSPDVLTPVPHTPRSGCEVPRGPHPGTGHRNRTIFSPGQAEALEKEFQRGQYPDSVARGKLAAATSLPEDTVRVWFSNRRAKWRRQEKLKWEMQIPGASHVPAVPNASPGIISTQPPGSVSSAVLPALESLGPSCYQLCWGTAPDRCLSDNPPQASLKPCWGHLPPQLSSLDSVVLCHSYPSFHCPRGQCWCPCSLALVQLPTPARPGMKEEGQSGKELGWRGSNIILPKQITGSSSFL